One Mobula birostris isolate sMobBir1 chromosome 4, sMobBir1.hap1, whole genome shotgun sequence DNA window includes the following coding sequences:
- the LOC140196187 gene encoding P2Y purinoceptor 14-like, which translates to MNNTTGLSTNLSCRDLRNPTVTKVPIPLLYSMLFIGGFLLNVLAAWIFCHVPNKSSFVIYLKNTVAADLLMVVTLPFKILSDTPFGTWQLKAIVCRYTAVVFYSSLYVSIIFLGLISLDRYLKIVQPQKNLFMQKVTVAKVISVGCWVFVMSFALPSIILTNKAPTLKTAGACMKLKSDIGQIWHKIIIIKCQVIFWAVFLLLTLCYLAILKKLYWSKQKFQKDSGPVVKRANRNIFSILGVFFICFVPYQFIRIPYDKYRSANENCVTSNNLYYAKEFTLLLCVFNVCLDPVIYFLLCKAFTRQLCRKLRAGRSLKIKIAKVKNKPQSSNNSNQFSDLGMNGTLRDTQVSQTLGPTANVSSVP; encoded by the coding sequence ATGAACAACACCACAGGCTTGTCAACGAATCTGAGCTGCCGCGATTTACGCAACCCCACTGTGACCAAAGTGCCCATTCCTCTCTTATACTCCATGCTCTTCATCGGAGGATTCCTGCTGAACGTATTGGCTGCCTGGATCTTCTGCCATGTTCCAAATAAGTCCAGCTTTGTGATTTACCTCAAGAACACTGTGGCAGCTGACCTGCTGATGGTAGTTACACTTCCATTTAAAATCCTCTCTGATACACCTTTTGGGACCTGGCAGTTAAAAGCCATTGTGTGTCGTTACACAGCTGTTGTGTTCTACAGCAGCTTGTATGTCAGTATAATATTCCTTGGCCTGATCAGCCTCGACCGGTACTTGAAGATTGTTCAGCCTCAAAAAAATCTCTTCATGCAGAAAGTAACGGTTGCCAAGGTGATCAGTGTGGGCTGCTGGGTTTTTGTAATGAGCTTTGCCCTGCCGAGTATCATTTTGACCAACAAGGCCCCCACGCTCAAAACTGCAGGTGCCTGCATGAAGTTGAAAAGTGACATCGGGCAGATATGGCACAAGATTATAATTATCAAATGCCAAGTTATTTTTTGGGCTGTTTTTCTCCTTCTCACTCTGTGTTATTTAGCCATCTTAAAGAAATTATATTGGTCCAAACAGAAATTTCAGAAGGACTCTGGCCCTGTGGTAAAGAGAGCAAACCGTAACATTTTCAGTATCCTAGGTGTCTTCTTCATCTGCTTTGTGCCGTACCAATTTATCAGGATCCCGTACGACAAGTACCGATCAGCCAATGAAAACTGTGTAACAAGTAACAATCTGTACTATGCAAAGGAGTTCACACTGCTCCTGTGTGTATTCAACGTTTGCCTCGATCCAGTCATCTACTTCCTCCTGTGCAAGGCCTTCACCAGACAGCTGTGCAGAAAACTGAGAGCGGGGAGAAGTCTGAAAATCAAAATTGCTAAAGTGAAGAATAAGCCACAGTCAAGTAACAACTCTAACCAATTCTCTGACCTAGGAATGAATGGTACTTTAAGAGACACTCAAGTATCACAAACACTTGGTCCAACGGCAAATGTTTCCTCAGTTCCCTGA